The following coding sequences are from one Paenibacillus sp. FSL R5-0912 window:
- the ybaK gene encoding Cys-tRNA(Pro) deacylase, whose translation MQVNKTNAMRMLDAKKAGYTLHTYDNEDGQIHGSAVAEKIGLPPETVFKTLVSHSGPQPYVFVIPVAEELDLKKAAKAAGAKKIEMLPLKELLKWTGYVRGGCSPVGMKKLYPTFIHSSAEGLQTIAVSAGRIGMQMELEPKLLADVVSAVFTDLIKE comes from the coding sequence ATGCAAGTGAACAAAACCAATGCCATGCGTATGCTTGATGCAAAAAAGGCCGGATACACCCTTCATACTTATGATAATGAGGATGGCCAGATTCACGGGAGTGCTGTTGCTGAGAAGATTGGCCTCCCGCCTGAGACAGTGTTTAAGACACTGGTCTCACACAGCGGGCCGCAGCCCTATGTATTTGTTATTCCAGTGGCTGAAGAGCTTGATCTTAAGAAAGCGGCCAAAGCCGCCGGAGCGAAGAAGATCGAGATGCTCCCGCTGAAGGAACTGCTGAAGTGGACAGGTTATGTGCGCGGGGGATGTTCGCCCGTTGGCATGAAGAAGCTGTATCCTACGTTCATACACAGCAGCGCGGAGGGGTTGCAGACCATCGCCGTCAGTGCAGGGCGCATCGGCATGCAGATGGAGCTTGAGCCTAAGCTGCTGGCAGATGTGGTATCTGCTGTATTTACGGATCTCATTAAAGAATAG
- a CDS encoding YolD-like family protein: MAKAKVAKRPTRDEFVLEELGNQLVEAKQEDSEILLTVWGKEEQVRGVIVEMDSRTGKVHLRYNEEIIKVPFMDIMQVNYPRD, from the coding sequence GTGGCGAAGGCAAAAGTAGCAAAACGTCCAACCCGCGACGAATTCGTGCTGGAAGAGCTGGGCAATCAGCTGGTCGAGGCGAAACAGGAGGATTCCGAGATTCTGCTGACGGTCTGGGGGAAGGAAGAACAGGTTCGCGGAGTGATTGTGGAGATGGATTCGCGTACCGGCAAGGTACACCTGCGATATAACGAAGAAATTATCAAGGTTCCGTTCATGGATATTATGCAGGTGAATTACCCGCGGGATTAG
- the aspA gene encoding aspartate ammonia-lyase: MTEIEYRLEKDFLGSKPVEKHAYYGIQTLRAVENFPITGYRVHQELIKAMGIVKKSAALANMEIGRLYKGLGEVIVEAADEVIAGKWHDQFIVDPIQGGAGTSLNMNANEVIANRALELLGRAKGDYLQLSPNTHVNMAQSTNDAFPTAIHIATLSLLEQLLVTMRSMHGVFVLKAAEFDPVIKMGRTHLQDAVPIRLGQEFEAYSRVLERDIQRIEHTRRHLYQVNMGATAVGTGLNAEPRYIARVVELLAEISGLPLVSAEHLVDATQNTDAYCEVSAALKVCMMNMSKIANDLRLMASGPRSGLGEITLPARQPGSSIMPGKVNPVMAEVINQVAFQVIGNDHTICLASQAGQLELNVMEPVLVFNLIQSISIMNNSFKVFTDYCLAGIVANKEKLQREVEQSVGIITAVNPHLGYEVVSRIAREAILTGESVRALCLKYNVLSEEELNLILDPYEMTHPGIAGAALLNKE, from the coding sequence TGATTAAAGCTATGGGCATCGTCAAAAAATCTGCGGCACTGGCCAATATGGAAATCGGTAGACTCTACAAGGGACTGGGGGAAGTTATCGTTGAGGCGGCGGATGAGGTGATTGCCGGAAAGTGGCATGACCAATTCATCGTGGACCCGATTCAAGGCGGGGCCGGCACCTCGCTGAATATGAATGCGAATGAAGTGATTGCGAACCGCGCGCTGGAGCTGCTGGGCCGGGCCAAAGGCGATTATCTGCAGCTCAGTCCCAACACGCATGTGAATATGGCACAGTCCACGAACGATGCTTTTCCGACGGCAATTCATATTGCCACGCTCTCCCTGCTGGAGCAGCTGCTGGTGACTATGCGGAGCATGCATGGCGTATTTGTGCTGAAAGCGGCGGAGTTTGATCCGGTTATCAAAATGGGACGGACCCATCTTCAGGATGCGGTACCGATCCGTCTGGGCCAGGAATTCGAGGCGTACAGCCGGGTGCTGGAGCGTGATATTCAGCGGATCGAGCATACACGGCGGCATCTCTATCAGGTGAACATGGGGGCGACGGCGGTAGGCACCGGACTGAATGCGGAGCCGCGTTATATTGCGCGGGTGGTAGAACTTCTGGCCGAGATCAGCGGATTGCCGCTGGTGAGTGCTGAGCATCTGGTCGATGCTACGCAGAATACAGATGCCTACTGCGAGGTCTCGGCAGCGCTGAAGGTCTGCATGATGAACATGTCCAAAATCGCCAATGATCTGCGGCTGATGGCCTCCGGTCCGCGCTCCGGCTTGGGTGAAATTACGCTTCCGGCCCGCCAGCCCGGATCTTCCATCATGCCCGGCAAGGTGAATCCGGTGATGGCCGAGGTGATCAATCAGGTCGCTTTTCAGGTCATCGGAAATGATCATACGATCTGTCTCGCCTCCCAGGCGGGCCAACTCGAGCTTAACGTTATGGAGCCGGTGCTGGTATTCAATCTGATCCAGTCGATCAGCATTATGAACAATTCCTTCAAGGTGTTCACGGACTACTGCCTGGCGGGCATTGTGGCCAATAAGGAGAAGCTGCAGCGTGAAGTCGAGCAGAGCGTAGGCATCATTACTGCGGTGAACCCGCATCTGGGCTATGAAGTGGTGTCGCGTATTGCCAGAGAAGCGATTCTGACCGGCGAATCCGTGCGCGCTCTATGCCTGAAATACAATGTGCTCAGTGAGGAAGAGCTTAATCTGATCCTCGATCCCTATGAAATGACCCATCCCGGGATCGCGGGGGCGGCGCTTTTGAATAAGGAATAA